Part of the Sandaracinaceae bacterium genome, AGCCCCCAGCTGAGGGCCGAGTGCGCGTCATGCATCTCGAACAGCACGGCCAGCGTGGAACCAACGCGCAGCACCACGCGGCCCCCGGCGTCCTCTGCGCGCGCGGCAAGGTCGTCGGTCCACGCGTCGTGCGCGCCGCTCTCCTCCTGCTCGTCGAGCACCGGGATGGCGCGATGCCACAGGACCAGACACTCCATGCGTCGGCTCAGTCGCGCAGGCGCGCCTTGAGCGCCTCGAGTTCGTCTTCGATGGCCCCATCCCCGCCCGCCCGCTCGAGGCGCCGGAACTTGGCGTCCACCTCGGCCCGGGAAGGGTCTTCGAGCACGGCGTGGGCCTCCACCTCCGCGTCCAGCTGCGCGATGCGCCCGCTCATGCGCTCCAGCTCGTCGAACGTGCCTCCACCGAGGCGTGAGGAGGCGCTGTCCCCCGGCACCTCCCGAGCCCGCCGCACCTGCTGGGCGAGGGTCGCCTTGCGCGCCTTGAGGTCTTCGATCTGGCGCTCGACGCGCTCGAGGGTGTCGCGCATCTCGTCGGCCGCCACGAGCTGCTGGTTCGCGCGGGCGGAAGCCTCGCCGGCCTTCTTGGTGAGGCGCGCCTTCTGCTTCAGCGCCTCACGCGCGAGCGCGTCGTCCCCGTTGCGCAGCGCGAGCACGGCGCGGTCCTCCCATACCGCCACCTCCTTCTGGATCTCCTCTCGCTCCTTCTCGATGCGCTTCGACGCGCCGAGCGTGGAGATGAGCTCCCGCTTCGCGCGCTTCACCTCGGCCTCCATCTCCACCACGGTCTGCGAGATGAGCTTGTCCGGGTCCTCCGCGTTGTCCAGCATGGAATTGAGGTTGGATTTGATGACTTGATTGAGTCGGGAGAAGATCCCCATGGTGCTCCGCCGGTCGAGAGGTTCGTGCTGTCGGAATCGTTCCATGATGCGCGACGCCTGTAAATGGTCGCGGAGGCTCGCTGATCCGTGCACACCGCGTTACAACGAGGCGCCATGTCCGATGCCATAGCCGCGCTGTGCGCGCTGGTCCCCGCCACCACCCGAGCCCTCAGCGCGTATCGCGTGCCCGCCGCGCCGCCGCCCGTGAAGCTGGACGCCAACGAGAGCCCTTGGCCGCTCCCGCAGGCCGCGCGCGAGCGGCTGTCCGAGGCGCTCGCGAACGTGGAGCTGCACCGCTACCCGGACGGACGCGCGCAGGGGGTGCGGGACGCGTTGGCGCGCAAGCTCGGCGGGCAGCCGGACGACTACGTGCTCGGCTGTGGTAGCGACGAAGTCATCGCCATGCTCATGACGGCCTGCTCGCAGCCGCGCGCAGGAGCCACGCAGGCCAAGGTCCTCTACCCGGTCCCGACGTTCGTCATGTACGGCATCACGTCCCGCGCGCTGGGCCTCGATCCGGTCGAGGTGCCGCTGACGGACGACTTCGAGCTGGACGAGGCCGCGCTCCACGCCGCGTTCGAGCGAGAGCGGCCGAACCTCGCCTTCTACGCGACCCCGAACAACCCGACGGGGAACCGCTTCGACGACGGCATCCTCGAGCGTTTGGTGCGAGCGTTCCCCGAGACCCTGCACATCGTGGACGAGGCCTACGGGCCGTTCGCGTCCACGTCGCTCTACGGGTGGTGCGATCGCTACCCCCAGGTCGGCCTGCTCGGCACCCTCAGCAAAATCGGCGTCGCCGCAGCGCGCGTGGGCTGGGTGCGCCTGCACTCGGAGCTCTCGGCCGAGGTGGAGAAGGTGCGTCAGCCCTTCAACCTGAACGCCCTCGGGCAGCTCACCGCCGAGCTGGCCCTCACCGAGCTCGCCCCTCTCCTCGACGAGCAGGTCGCGGCCATCGTCGCGGAGCGCGACATGCTGGTCGCCGGGCTGCGCGACGACCCACGCCTCACCCCCTACCCCACCGAGGCCAACTTCGTGCTGGTGCGCGTCGCCGACGGTGACAGCCAGGGCCTCGCGGAAGACCTCCTCGCCCGCGGCGTCGCCGTGCGCAGCTTCCACAAGTACGGAGGACGCCTCGCTGGCCTGATCCGGATCACCGTGGGCACCCCCGACGAGAACCAAGCCCTCCTCCGAGCGCTCCGAGCCTCCCGCTGAGCCCCACACTCAGGTGGACCTCCCGCGGCAAAGCGGACCTCGCGCGTCCACCGCACTCCGTCGCGCGCCATAGGCAAGGACACGTCACCGAGGGAGGGGGAGCTCCGGGCACGGGTGTCGGGGGGCCCCATTGCAAGCGCCCTGGCGCGCCGCAATGGGGGAGGCACCGCAGGGAGCGCCTGCGCGACCGAGCCCGTGCCCGGAGCTCCCCCCTCCCGTTCGCGACCAAGTCCCTCGCCTGCGACGCATCCGAGCCCAGCCAGACGCGTGAGACCGGCGCCCCGCCGCGCGGCTTGCACCATGAGGCGTAGGCTCTATGTTCACCGACCCCCGTGCCCCGACCCTCCGTGACACCGCCGGCAGCCGAGAGCTCCATGTCCCCCAAGAACGCGAACGCCCACGCCACCGACGTTGACCCCGCGTGGCAGCAGCGCGCCACGGAGGCGCTGCGCTGGGCGGAGTCCACCTGTGCGCGTCCGGACACCACGTCGGCTGACCCGCAGAGCCCCGCCGTCGGACGCGCCAGCGGGGACGACTCACATGGCGACGACGCGGCCGCGCCGTACGAGGGCTTCGACGACGACACACCGCAAGGCGCGCCCGAGCTCGCGGAGGCGGCACCGGAGAAGCTCCCGCCCGAAGCCTTTCGGGCTCTCCCCCTCGTCACCGTGCGGCGCAGCTTCGACGCCATCCTCCTCTCGCGTCAGCCTGACGTCGGCCTGGACGCGCTGCTCGCGGTCGGGGCGCTCGACGCCATCCTCCCGGAGGTCTCCGCCATGGTCGGCTTCGGAGACGGGGAGTGGAAGCACAAGGACGTCTGGCTGCACACCAAGCAGGTGGTCAAGCAGTCGGTCCCGCGCCTCGAGGTGCGTTGGGGCGCGCTGCTGCACGACATCGGCAAGCTGCGCACGCGGCGCATCGACGAGAGCGGCGCCGTGACCTTCTACGGCCACAGCGAGGTGGGCGCGCGCATGTTCGAGCGCAAGGTGGCCGCGCGCCTCGGGTTCGAGGGCGAGCTGCGCGAGCGCGTGCACTTCCTCATCCTGCACCACCTGCGTCCTGGTCAGTACAAGGAGTCCTGGACGGACGCGGCCGTGCGCCGCTTCTACAAGCAGATGGACGACGGGCTGACCGACCTGCTGGATCTCGGGCGCGCCGACATCACCACCAAGCGCCCCGAGCGTCGGCGCCGGGGTGTACGCCAGATCAGCTTGCTCAAGAAGCGCATCGAGGGCATCCGCGCAGAAGACAACAAGCTCCCGCCGCTGCCGAAGGGCCTCGGGACGCGGCTGATCGCCGACCTGGGCATCCCCGCCAGCCGTGAGCTCGGTGACCTGGTGAAGGCCCTCGAGGCCGAGGTCGCAGAGGGCCTGATCGAGGCCCGGCAGGACGCGGACTACTACGTCGCGCACGTGCGCGAGAACGCCGCGCGCCTGGGCGTCACGCTGCCCAGCGCACCGGGCGAAGATCCGACCGAAGGCTGAGCCCGGGCGACACCCGGCACGTCGAGCCCGGCGCAGAGCGCGGTCGAGCGGAGCCGACCTTCTACGGAGCGCTCAGCCCCAGGTAGTCGAACGCCGCGACCCAAGCAGGCTCCGAGATGGCCGTCGGGGTGGACACGAAGTCGTTGAGCAGCACGGCCACGCACACGCCGCTCTCGAGGTCGATGAACACCTCGCCCCGAAAGCCCATCGTGCTCCCCGTGTGACCGACTACTGGCCGCCCCCCGCGCGTGCGCAGCTGGGTGCCGTAGCCATAGGCGTCGCCTGCGCTGATCGACTCCGCGCTCGCGACCACCAGCTGCGCACGGGCGTCGGCGCCCAGCACGTCGCCCAGGTACAGCGCGTCCAGCCAGCGACACAGGTCGACGCCGCTGCCCACGAGACCCCCCGCAGCCCACGTCCAGCTCATGTCGATGTCGTCCGTGGACGCGGCGCCCGTCACCACGTAGCCCTCGCTCATCGCGCAGTCGCGCCCCTCGTGCTGCTCTTCGCTCATGTCGTCCAGCGCGAGCGGGTCCAGGAGACGCCGCCGCACCTCACGGTGGAACGGGCGGCCGCTCAGCTCCTCGATGGCGAGCCCGAGCACGAAGAAGCCCGTGTTCGAGTAGAGGTACTGGGCGCCCGGGTCCCCGACGGCTCCGTGGTCGAGCGACCAGGAGACGATCTCGACCGGCGTCCAGGGGTCGCGGCTGAGACCCAGGAACCCCACGTCGTCGGTGTAGTTGAACAAGCCGGCGCGGTGGCCCAGCACCTGCGCGAACGTCACGGTCGGATCGAGCGACAACCCGAGCGCGGCAAGAACCTCCGCCGGGTGGTCATCGAGGGAGACGGCCCCCTCCGCCACCAGCTGGAAGAAGACCGCCGTCGTGAAGGTCTTCGTCACGCTCCCCACCCGCAGGCGGGTGCGCGGCTCCATGGGCAGCTCGCCGAGCACGTCGCGAAAGCCTGCAGCTCCTGCGAAGGTGCCCTCCCCGGGGATGTGCACGGTCAACGTGGCGCCGGGAGCGCTCGACGAAGGCAGCCTGTCCGTCACCATGGCCTGTAGCGCTCCAGCGAGCGTCGGGTCGAACGTGTCGGGTAGCTCGTACGTCCCATCGCAGCGCCCGCCTTCGCCGGACTCACTGCACGCGGCGCACAGCAGGGTGAGGAGCACGAGGAGTGAGCGCGGGTG contains:
- a CDS encoding PspA/IM30 family protein — protein: MGIFSRLNQVIKSNLNSMLDNAEDPDKLISQTVVEMEAEVKRAKRELISTLGASKRIEKEREEIQKEVAVWEDRAVLALRNGDDALAREALKQKARLTKKAGEASARANQQLVAADEMRDTLERVERQIEDLKARKATLAQQVRRAREVPGDSASSRLGGGTFDELERMSGRIAQLDAEVEAHAVLEDPSRAEVDAKFRRLERAGGDGAIEDELEALKARLRD
- a CDS encoding aminotransferase class I/II-fold pyridoxal phosphate-dependent enzyme, whose translation is MSDAIAALCALVPATTRALSAYRVPAAPPPVKLDANESPWPLPQAARERLSEALANVELHRYPDGRAQGVRDALARKLGGQPDDYVLGCGSDEVIAMLMTACSQPRAGATQAKVLYPVPTFVMYGITSRALGLDPVEVPLTDDFELDEAALHAAFERERPNLAFYATPNNPTGNRFDDGILERLVRAFPETLHIVDEAYGPFASTSLYGWCDRYPQVGLLGTLSKIGVAAARVGWVRLHSELSAEVEKVRQPFNLNALGQLTAELALTELAPLLDEQVAAIVAERDMLVAGLRDDPRLTPYPTEANFVLVRVADGDSQGLAEDLLARGVAVRSFHKYGGRLAGLIRITVGTPDENQALLRALRASR
- a CDS encoding HDIG domain-containing protein — encoded protein: MSPKNANAHATDVDPAWQQRATEALRWAESTCARPDTTSADPQSPAVGRASGDDSHGDDAAAPYEGFDDDTPQGAPELAEAAPEKLPPEAFRALPLVTVRRSFDAILLSRQPDVGLDALLAVGALDAILPEVSAMVGFGDGEWKHKDVWLHTKQVVKQSVPRLEVRWGALLHDIGKLRTRRIDESGAVTFYGHSEVGARMFERKVAARLGFEGELRERVHFLILHHLRPGQYKESWTDAAVRRFYKQMDDGLTDLLDLGRADITTKRPERRRRGVRQISLLKKRIEGIRAEDNKLPPLPKGLGTRLIADLGIPASRELGDLVKALEAEVAEGLIEARQDADYYVAHVRENAARLGVTLPSAPGEDPTEG
- a CDS encoding beta-lactamase family protein; translation: MSPRLRRSHHPRSLLVLLTLLCAACSESGEGGRCDGTYELPDTFDPTLAGALQAMVTDRLPSSSAPGATLTVHIPGEGTFAGAAGFRDVLGELPMEPRTRLRVGSVTKTFTTAVFFQLVAEGAVSLDDHPAEVLAALGLSLDPTVTFAQVLGHRAGLFNYTDDVGFLGLSRDPWTPVEIVSWSLDHGAVGDPGAQYLYSNTGFFVLGLAIEELSGRPFHREVRRRLLDPLALDDMSEEQHEGRDCAMSEGYVVTGAASTDDIDMSWTWAAGGLVGSGVDLCRWLDALYLGDVLGADARAQLVVASAESISAGDAYGYGTQLRTRGGRPVVGHTGSTMGFRGEVFIDLESGVCVAVLLNDFVSTPTAISEPAWVAAFDYLGLSAP